One Fusarium falciforme chromosome 1, complete sequence genomic window carries:
- a CDS encoding Nitrogen permease regulator 3 — translation MAVPSVTSDNFLAVALVVNRSRDGPAFVFHYPAHVQPVSGSSPAPGAELEDIILERLSQQGYQDVADDGASLPKQARNPDDHFVTESGTQIVPWERVAGFPARDLAGILTPARPYHKRLFQLSLDPLYCVSYPIHVPENGKWKKPKKTARSKKLSTSTDDPAGPHEIDPLAPGKAPEQPVEEKEVKKEEGKDKDDEKRSSMTMFNLVFILNPSSNEVKDVVETLYDHIIKKVSKVFKYSQQHSEFVWKESKRILVAKDKAREERKKMSVLWREIIQSSSLAAAMHDIYEAVSQNKIAALHLDTAAGALTPSVQIPVPFYIDDLPQGEEGTQRGLWLTTANTFISQDALEEPGFLDRNFALLLTDDEKKIISELQADPDPTTASVVEFVRLSKPTQSFYQVGQSNILTLGQVRKYAQHFIFWRRAIAIPPLHAKDQYILSPNCDLSRLSLDTLEWQRAFPLAPPLPNFLAELSQTPRPYKQFSPSKAHRPTYLLMLAWLMRRGWVTQLCTFAYVVVWPEILYEVEYEMEAEEIRAAADVDSKSGSSTAAPGAPRTSESSEDHSGTDGSHVPTVAEQAAEKARLERIASKAQRDAAEKATAHARKVVPIVTAHPSVNDHPHLAGLTPHIILDAKKATGKESRYLSAIARRFNDEKLANSWQVMCKYFDGRCALERIALQEDMKRKLVWNTLTAMSEYLLCTRHW, via the exons ATGGCCGTGCCCAGCGTCACCAGCGACAACTTTCTCGCCGTCGCCCTCGTCGTCAACCGCTCCCGCGACGGCCCGGCCTTTGTCTTCCACTACCCTGCCCATGTCCAGCCCGTCTCCGGCTCCAGCCCCGCCCCCGGTGCTGAGCTCGAGGATATCATCCTCGAGCGCCTCTCCCAGCAGGGCTACCAGGACGTCGCCGACGACGGCGCCTCTCTGCCCAAGCAGGCCCGCAACCCGGATGACCACTTTGTCACCGAGTCTGGCACCCAGATTGTCCCCTGGGAGCGTGTTGCTGGCTTCCCCGCCCGTGATCTCGCTGGCATCTTGACACCCGCCCGCCCCTATCACAAGCGCCTCTTCCAGCTGTCCCTGGATCCCCTCTACTGCGTCTCCTATCCCATCCACGTCCCTGAGAATGGAAAGtggaagaagcccaagaagacgGCTCGCTCCAAGAAGCTCTCCACATCTACCGATGACCCTGCTGGCCCTCACGAAATTGACCCCTTGGCTCCTGGAAAAGCACCAGAGCAGCCcgttgaggagaaggaggtgaagaaggaagagggcaaggacaaggacgatgAGAAGCGCAGTTCCATGACCATGTTTAACCTCGTCTTTATCCTCAATCCCAGCAGTaacgaggtcaaggatgtTGTTGAGACCCTCTACGACCACATCATCAAAAAGGTCAGCAAGGTTTTTAAGTATAGCCAGCAGCATAGCGAGTTCGTCTGGAAGGAATCAAAGCGAATTCTCGTTGCCAAGGATAAAGCACGAGAAGAGC GTAAAAAGATGAGTGTGTTATGGAGGGAAATCATACAGAGCTCATCCCTAGCTGCCGCCATGCACGACATCTACGAGGCAGTATCGCAGAACAAGATCGCAGCTCTCCATCTGGACACTGCGGCTGGTGCCCTCACCCCTTCAGTCCAGATCCCTGTCCCATTCTACATCGATGATCTTCCCCAAGGCGAAGAAGGGACACAGCGCGGCCTATGGCTCACCACAGCAAACACGTTTATCAGCCAGGATGCCCTCGAGGAACCCGGTTTCCTAGACCGCAATTTTGCACTATTACTTACAgatgacgagaagaagatcatTTCTGAGCTTCAGGCCGACCCAGATCCGACAACGGCTTCAGTAGTCGAGTTTGTGCGGTTATCTAAACCTACACAGTC TTTCTATCAAGTTGGCCAGAGCAATATTCTCACTTTGGGCCAAGTTCGTAAATATGCACAGCACTTCATCTTCTGGCGTCGAGCCATCGCCATTCCCCCTCTACACGCCAAGGACCAGTACATCCTCTCCCCAAATTGTGATCTCTCCCGTCTCTCCCTCGACACCCTCGAGTGGCAGCGAGCATTCCCTCTTGCTCCGCCCCTCCCCAATTTCCTCGCCGAGCTCTCTCAAACCCCTCGTCCCTATAAACAGTTCTCCCCTAGCAAGGCCCACCGGCCCACCTACCTCCTCATGCTGGCCTGGCTCATGCGCCGTGGCTGGGTCACCCAGCTCTGCACCTTTGCCTACGTCGTAGTCTGGCCAGAGATCCTCTATGAGGTTGAGTACGAgatggaggctgaggagatcCGTGCCGCTGCCGATGTCGATTCGAAATCCGGCTCCTCCACCGCCGCTCCGGGGGCGCCCCGCACCTCCGAGTCCTCCGAAGACCACTCCGGAACCGACGGCTCCCATGTCCCCACCGTCGCCGAGCAGGCCGCCGAGAAAGCCCGGCTCGAACGTATCGCATCCAAGGCCCAGCGGGATGCTGCAGAAAAGGCTACTGCCCATGCCCGAAAGGTCGTGCCTATCGTCACGGCTCACCCCTCAGTCAACGACCACCCTCATCTTGCCGGCCTCACGCCGCACATCATCCTTGATGCCAAAAAGGCCACCGGCAAGGAGTCGCGCTACCTTTCTGCTATTGCGCGCCGTTTCAATGACGAGAAGCTGGCAAACAGCTGGCAAGTCATGTGCAAGTATTTCGATGGCCGTTGCGCCCTCGAGCGCATAGCTCTGCAGGAGGACATGAAGCGCAAGCTGGTCTGGAACACCCTGACGGCCATGAGCGAGTATCTCCTCTGCACCCGTCACTGGTGA
- a CDS encoding BHLH domain-containing protein, whose product MAQHGFNQFGNNPNGGSIDPNDLAMSGGYSPSFNNNFNSNSGSGANGYSSGSALFGDDELLDGLTGPPDNQSGMSGQGQDFSGLNMGFSQSAFSHRNSGMDQSHMNGYSNTPDGDPIQSPFNTGFTQYRQMQGHSLGTSLHSPLSYSGSPLTGDMNADANDPNYLNAKARARMSQQMQRKTSNSRSPMSPMTPKTATLHGMTIGSQESPGFGGQAMKSPNGQWINTPTGSIPASYNSGFSSPMQPGMNQINEVMMKGGTSMPAKLGVAPNAVSSQEMKRKRRRESHNLVERRRRDNINERIQDLSRLVPTHRLEDEKIRKLIQNGTPLSPTLTGISSPTQATSGLAGPGARRATGSTAGNITTGLPIEEKDKGPNKGDILNGAVSWTRDLMWMLHLKLQQQEEMMNTIAELGGHFPFELTEDERRMQTELMDAISKSENGTFSYSRTAGSGLRVPHHTDYRGESLSGLGGGVDPVSLSPDDNADLNDTNQFWHDPDDNGSGQASINFKEEDEYDMDLTQ is encoded by the coding sequence ATGGCCCAGCACGGCTTCAATCAATTTGGGAACAACCCCAACGGGGGTAGCATCGACCCTAACGACCTCGCCATGTCGGGCGGCTACTCTCcctccttcaacaacaactTCAACTCAAACTCGGGCAGCGGTGCCAACGGCTACTCGAGCGGTTCCGCCTTGTTTGGCGatgacgagcttcttgatggcctcaccGGCCCTCCCGATAACCAGTCTGGAATGTCCGGCCAAGGCCAGGACTTTTCAGGACTCAACATGGGCTTCTCCCAGAGTGCCTTTTCCCACCGCAACTCCGGAATGGACCAGTCGCACATGAACGGCTACTCAAATACCCCCGACGGAGATCCCATTCAAAGCCCTTTCAACACAGGCTTCACCCAGTACCGCCAAATGCAAGGTCACTCCCTGGGCACCTCGCTGCACTCGCCTTTGTCCTACTCGGGATCCCCTCTGACCGGCGACATGAACGCTGACGCCAATGATCCCAACTACCTGAATGCCAAGGCCAGGGCCCGGATGAGCCAGCAAATGCAGCGAAAGACATCCAACAGCCGCAGCCCCATGTCTCCGATGACCCCCAAGACTGCCACTCTCCACGGCATGACAATCGGATCGCAAGAGTCGCCAGGTTTCGGAGGTCAGGCCATGAAGTCGCCCAATGGCCAGTGGATCAACACCCCGACTGGAAGCATTCCGGCCTCTTACAACTCcggcttctcctctcccatGCAGCCGGGCATGAACCAGATCAATGAGGTCATGATGAAGGGTGGAACCTCGATGCCCGCCAAGCTCGGTGTGGCTCCAAACGCAGTCTCGTCGCAAGAGATGAAGCGGAAACGACGCCGAGAGTCTCACAACCTCGTGGAGCGTCGCCGACGAGACAACATCAATGAGAGGATACAGGACCTCAGTAGACTGGTTCCCACACACCGtcttgaggatgagaagatCCGAAAGCTCATCCAGAATGGTACTCCCCTTTCACCCACGCTCACCGGCATTTCCAGCCCAACTCAAGCTACTTCGGGGCTCGCTGGACCGGGCGCACGGAGGGCCACTGGAAGCACGGCTGGTAATATCACAACGGGCCTGcccatcgaggagaaggacaagggccCCAACAAGGGTGACATCCTCAACGGCGCCGTCAGCTGGACCCGAGATCTTATGTGGATGCTTCATCTCAAGCTTCAAcagcaggaggagatgatgaacACAATTGCCGAGCTTGGCGGTCATTTCCCTTTCGAGTTGACCGAGGATGAGCGACGTATGCAGACTGAACTGATGgatgccatctccaagagtGAGAATGGTACCTTTTCTTACTCGCGGACAGCGGGATCTGGTCTGCGTGTGCCTCATCACACTGATTACCGAGGCGAGTCTCTCTCTGGCTTGGGCGGAGGTGTCGACCCCGTAAGCCTCAGCCCAGACGACAACGCCGACCTGAACGATACCAACCAATTCTGGCATGACCCTGATGACAACGGCAGCGGTCAAGCCTCGATCAacttcaaggaggaggatgagtaCGACATGGATCTCACGCAGTAG
- a CDS encoding Protein transport protein SFT2, whose product MASNSFRDSINSLGWSRRDEPVNTSQQSGLLSSLQSLNPFQGGRGYVRLPTTESAGAPLPAPSRREEEEGWFVLSRWDRLLIFGACNLAALACFFVCFTFTLFPLFNPRKFVTLWSVGSLMFLASFAAVMGPMAYVYHLLSTPRLPFTAAYFGSIILTLVFALKLHSTILTLFSAIIQIACLLWYLISYFPMGGTGLRLAASYGTRQAASWMSG is encoded by the exons ATGGCTTCTAATTCTTTCCGAGACTCGATCAACTCCCTCGGCTGGAGCCGTCGCGATGAACCCGTAAACACGTCCCAGCAGAGTGGTctgctctcttctctccagaGCCTCAACCCCTTCCAAGGCGGCCGTGGCTATGTGAGGCTCCCCACCACCGAGAGCGCCGGTGCGCCTCTGCCTGCGCCCAGTCGacgcgaagaggaggaaggttGGTTTGTTC TTAGTCGATGGGATCGGTTACTGATCTTTGGGGCTTGCAACCTTGCTGCCCTGGCATGCTTCTTTGTGTGCTTCACCTTTACTCTCTTCCCGCTGTTTAACCCCCGCAAGTTTGTCACCTT GTGGTCGGTTGGATCGCTGATGTTTTTGGCATCGTTTGCGGCGGTTATGGGACCTATGGCCTATGTCTACCACCTTCTCTCAACTCCCCGGTTGCCGTTTACTGCAGCCTACTTTGGTTCTATCATCCTGACACTTGTGTTTGCCTTGAAG CTTCACAGCACCATCCTGACCCTCTTTTCGGCCATCATCCAGATCGCATGTCTTCTCTGGTATCTTATCAGCTACTTCCCCATGGGAGGTACTGGTCTTCGCCTGGCGGCCTCGTACGGTACAAGACAAGCGGCATCTTGGATGTCTGGTTAA
- a CDS encoding HTH La-type RNA-binding domain-containing protein, producing MTPSAIVESNEMATPSTFSYAQAAKGQGAAPVSNTSAPTNAVAPAQDTHAPAAVPVSDLKTVTPAPEQATTAEVSEATESLEPRAVASEKQDLESVPSSESDARSESTQERRPESRRDDDAGRLDRPWRRNEKTPRSSSNTTRSTEEQDSRKARRGKKSKAAEKQPSEQAADKEQEAAPEPPKVELAEAPIPSVNIWHQRKEAQLAKAKPAPTPAEAAVNGTSAQKDDDKSVAKADESTPAPYTNGVKPQQKAASVSRPERNGPRGSRISDKEGKAEVPPSVQDSTHWPTPETAITAIKEDKKKTVDKASDRSDRSDKDAQENDSQAKPRQKWVTYDYVPTVSFETQLPQMRGSKPRGGARSGRDTSTRATTNGVTDKASSAPVNKSNDAKPRDGPNGTTSQPAAAKRGSLDAANGQKKASANAGADKAKDSAAQSNDTTQTPRDRAEGRGERGRGGYRGRGAHGNGQSQHQHSASATSGFHGQGAGAGRAQGHYSPPLRQGSHGGMFAPPTQRGRGGRNGAGNYHRLSLPNGSSRMPAVQAQFAAYDYSMAPMAGMPLQPHPYWDNMVMPMLKSQIEYYFSIENLCKDMYLRQRMDSQGFVPLHFITAFKRMRDLSADMNLIRAVCEDSVDVDYVVGEDDCERLRRREDWQKFVLPMEDRDELARNDGPMHLTFKNRSYNYVNGHFNGFHGLPYGQHGYPVNAHDPSFQHFVDNTQAAQGVNGAINTNGVSQLSAEVPDFSPSGTIPLAGLDGDVSPTSKAEASTPLQDGQVEAAAPLTNGVHAEQAQTAQS from the exons ATGACTCCCTCAGCGATCGTTGAGTCCAACGAGATGGCCACTCCTTCGACTTTTTCTTACGCACAAGCTGCGAAGGGACAGGGCGCGGCCCCTGTCTCGAATACCAGCGCTCCTACAAACGCTGTCGCTCCCGCTCAGGACACCCACGCGCCTGCTGCTGTCCCCGTGTCGGACCTGAAGACGGTCACGCCTGCCCCCGAGCAGGCCACCACCGCTGAGGTCTCGGAGGCCACCGAAAGCCTCGAGCCCCGTGCAGTTGCTTCCGAGAAGCAGGACCTCGAAAGCGTTCCCAGCTCTGAGAGCGATGCCCGATCCGAGTCCACACAAGAAAGGCGGCCCGAGTCGAGGCGTGACGACGATGCTGGAAGGTTAGATCGGCCATGGCGACGAAATGAAAAGACGCCAAGGTCATCGAGCAACACCACCCGTTCCACCGAAGAGCAGGACTCGCGAAAGGCTCGGAGgggcaagaagagcaaggctgctgagaagCAGCCCAGCGAGCAGGCGGCAGATAAGGAGCAGGAAGCGGCTCCCGAGCCGCCAAAGGTTGAACTTGCCGAGGCGCCCATCCCCAGCGTCAACATCTGGCATCAGCGCAAGGAAGCTCAGCTGGCAAAGGCTAAGCCCGCGCCCACTCCCGCCGAGGCTGCGGTAAATGGCACATCCGCCCAGAAGGACGACGATAAGTCAGTGGCCAAGGCTGACGAGTCTACTCCCGCTCCCTATACAAATGGCGTCAAGCCGCAGCAGAAGGCTGCCAGCGTCAGCCGACCCGAGCGAAACGGCCCTCGAGGTTCGCGGATATCAGACAAGGAAGGCAAGGCCGAAGTGCCCCCATCTGTGCAGGATTCAACTCACTGGCCTACCCCCGAGACCGCCATCACTGCTATtaaggaggacaagaagaagacggtcgACAAGGCATCTGACCGATCGGATCGCTCCGACAAGGATGCTCAGGAGAACGACAGCCAGGCCAAGCCCCGACAGAAGTGGGTGACTTATGACTACGTCCCCACAGTCAGCTTTGAGACTCAGTTACCTCAAATGCGTGGCTCCAAACCCCGTGGAGGAGCCCGAAGCGGTCGCGATACTTCTACCCGAGCTACTACAAACGGTGTCACAGATAAGGCATCGTCTGCTCCTGTGAATAAGTCCAACGACGCCAAGCCTCGAGATGGACCCAATGGTACTACATCCCAACCCGCTGCGGCCAAGCGAGGCTCACTCGATGCCGCCAACGGCCAAAAGAAGGCCTCAGCAAATGCTGGtgccgacaaggccaaggattcTGCCGCTCAGTCTAAT GATACTACTCAGACTCCTCGCGATCGCGCTGAGGGCCGTGGTGAGAGGGGTCGAGGTGGCTACCGCGGGCGTGGTGCTCATGGCAATGGCCAAAGCCAGCACCAACATTCGGCTTCGGCCACTTCAGGATTCCACGGCCAaggcgctggcgctggtcGAGCTCAGGGCCACTACAGCCCCCCTCTGCGACAGGGCTCGCACGGCGGTATGTTTGCGCCGCCAACTCAACGAGGCCGCGGTGGCCGCAACGGGGCGGGTAACTACCACCGCTTGTCTCTGCCCAACGGCAGCTCTCGCATGCCTGCCGTGCAGGCTCAGTTCGCGGCATACGACTACTCGATGGCGCCGATGGCCGGTATGCCTTTGCAGCCTCATCCTTACTGGGACAACATGGTGATGCCGATGCTCAAGAGCCAAATCGAGTACTACTTCTCCATTGAGAACCTTTGCAAGGATATGTACCTGCGACAGCGCATGGACTCTCAGGGCTTTGTGCCGCTGCATTTCATCACTGCATTCAAGCGCATGCGGGATCTCTCGGCCGATATGAACCTCATCCGTGCTGTATGTGAGGATTCGGTCGATGTTGACTACGTTGTCGGCGAGGATGACTGCGAGCGACTGCGTCGCCGGGAGGATTGGCAGAAGTTTGTCCTGCCCATGGAGGACCGAGACGAGCTGGCTCGTAATGACGGTCCCATGCACTTGACTTTCAAGAACCGATCTTATAACTATGTCAACGGCCATTTCAATGGCTTTCACGGTCTGCCTTATGGCCAGCATGGCTACCCCGTGAACGCTCACGACCCCTCGTTCCAACACTTTGTTGACAACACACAAGCGGCACAGGGCGTCAACGGAGCTATAAACACCAACGGCGTGAGCCAGCTCTCGGCCGAGGTGCCCGACTTTTCTCCCTCAGGCACTATCCCTCTGGCCGGTCTCGATGGCGATGTCTCGCCGACAAGCAAGGCTGAGGCCTCGACACCGTTGCAAGATGGCCAGGTCGAGGCTGCCGCGCCCCTCACGAACGGCGTGCATGCCGAGCAAGCTCAGACGGCGCAGTCGTAA
- a CDS encoding MFS domain-containing protein: protein MHSLGQALSALTLKPDIGNQKHESPYVNERGYVDFNSGDAENPRNWSRTRRWIITSIAVILALNGNFSSSIFAASLDSVVDEFNVSEIAAALTTTLFLLGFCAGPFIFAPLSEFYGRRWIFYITFAAYMAFTFLCAFPPSFGGLLVGRFLAGTFISAPLSTTPGVLVDLWDPIERGNATAIFSLASWVGPSLGSVISGFVQLERDWRWGVYSALWLGASTMALMFLIPETHGPTILAQKSKRARRSGITGAQTEGEEDKPKLHQLYKMALTRPWILMFDLISLLCSVYTCIVFTLQFMLFSIYPIVFREMRGWNAGVSQLPLIGQIVGAVLGAIVIFVDSERRRRIDASGKKLLPEDRLLMAMFGGVGFPITMFWLAWSAQYNQVPWIVPTLAGTFLSTSLMLVYVAIINYLTDTYTDYAASVIAANTVTRSAGSAAAPLFTNQMFSALGVGGGGSLIGGVATLLALIPFVFYKYGPRIRRKSKYALVDGDQLEKVDEEADPTDYGVQPDETQHAGELSRAATGNQPEE, encoded by the exons ATGCATTCACTGGGGCAGGCATTGTCTGCTCTCACTCTCAAGCCTGATATTGGCAACCAAAAGCACGAGTCTCCCTACGTCAACGAACGGGGCTACGTCGACTTCAACTCAGGAGACGCCGAGAACCCACGGAACTGGTCCCGCACACGGCGATGGATCATTACCTCGATTGCTGTGATCCTTGCTTTAAACGGAAACTTTTCTTCAAGCATATTTGCAGCCAGCCTTGACTCTGTCGTGGATGAGTTCAATGTCTCTGAGATTGCCGCCGCCCTCACCACAACTCTCTTCCTTCTGGGTTTCTGCGCAGGTCCCTTCATCTTTGCGCCGCTGTCCGAGTTCTATGGCCGTCGATggatcttttatattacctttgcCGCCTACATGGCCTTTACCTTTCTTTGCGCCTTTCCACCTAGCTTTGGTGGGCTGTTGGTTGGAAGATTTCTGGCTGGCACCTTCATCTCGGCGCCCCTAAGCACCACCCCCGGTGTTCTGGTCGATTTATGGGACCCCATCGAGCGAGGCAACGCGACAGCCATATTTAGTCTCGCATCCTGGGTTGGACCCTCTCTCGGCTCTGTCATCTCAGGGTTTGTACAACTCGAGAGAGACTGGAGATGGGGGGTGTACTCAGCCCTCTGGCTCGGCGCCTCAACGATGGCTCTCATGTTTCTTATCCCCGAGACTCACGGTCCGACTATCCTCGCGCAAAAGTCTAAGCGTGCGCGGCGGTCCGGCATCACTGGCGCCCAAActgagggtgaggaggacAAGCCCAAGTTGCATCAGCTGTACAAGATGGCCCTCACGCGGCCGTGGATTCTCATGTTTGACCTAATCTCGCTCCTCTGCTCCGTTTACACCTGTATAGTCTTTACATTGCAGTTCATGCTCTTCAGCATCTACCCCATCGTCTTCCGTGAGATGCGGGGATGGAACGCTGGGGTTTCGCAGCTACCCCTGATCGGACAGATCGTGGGCGCCGTCCTTGGTGCAATTGTCATCTTTGTCGACAGcgagcggaggaggaggatcgaTGCTTCCGGGAAAAAGTTGCTTCCCGAGGACCGGCTTCTGATGGCCATGTTTGGAGGAGTTGGATTTCCCATCACAATGTTCTGGCTGGCGTGGTCAGCGCAATACAA CCAAGTCCCGTGGATCGTGCCAACCCTGGCCGGGACATTTCTCTCTACCTCCCTGATGCTCGTCTatgtcgccatcatcaactacCTCACAGACACATACACCGACTATGCAGCCTCCGTCATCGCCGCCAACACCGTGACGAGATCTGCCGGCAGCGCTGCGGCCCCCTTGTTCACGAACCAGATGTTCTCTGCACTTGGCGTCGGAGGGGGCGGCTCACTCATTGGGGGCGTAGCAACGTTGTTGGCACTCATCCCCTTTGTTTTCTACAAATACGGCCCTCGCATCCGAAGAAAGAGCAAGTATGCCCTAGTTGATGGCGACCAGCTAGAGAaggtggacgaggaggcggaTCCTACAGACTATGGGGTCCAGCCTGACGAGACCCAGCACGCTGGAGAACTGTCCAGGGCCGCGACAGGCAATCAACCCGAGGAATGA
- a CDS encoding Nop domain-containing protein: MSTVAEDLLNDFGSSGDEADEFENDGLVKDEETNGDRDAMDVDGDAATKDDEGSENDPSNDRDDAEATKVKVEKMQLGAVKDVRSVASLMQTLEPVLEVSTTPRGQFNNGRIMKMDDSFTSVILTNSPDVLPRTLQKIAHYRSQAATQSTSLGNIEDHPEYHLLTQSNSLSTQIDGEVVLVHKFIRDHYSTRFPELERLVTTPLEYAKVVAILGNGPMDSESIKALQTSTDNPLGITLKSVLDGPSLMIVTVEATTSKGHEMTPEELQRVFKACEMVIALNKAKQTLTEYVQSRMNIFAPNLTALIGSLTAAQLLNAAGGLTGLSKTPACNIASWGSKKKQAGLATNIGIRQQGYLFNSEMIRGIPNDLRKQAMRIVSAKLVLAARVDRIHSSPDGSTGEELKSACLERLEKLTEPPPNKGQRALPVPDDKPARKRGGRRARKAKEALAMTDLRKAQNRMAFGKEEKEVGYGTGETTVGMGMIGQANDGRIRGIQVDQRTRAKLSAKNKGWGGNSTVGGAASSIGGFGQASGIDLRGRGLRASGVGSTVGSAAGTASSLAFTPVQGLELVDPKMQAELSKKRKAEEDRWFKGGTFTQVGGAPSGGGFKVPDLPAAKRVDTGASKMGPPPARKS; encoded by the coding sequence atgtcgaccGTCGCAGAAGACTTGCTCAACGATTTCGGCAGCTCTGGAGATGAGGCCGACGAGTTTGAGAACGATGGCCTCGTCAAGGACGAAGAGACAAATGGCGATCGCGACGCAATGGACGTCGACGGCGACGCCGCGaccaaggacgacgagggaTCCGAAAACGACCCATCCAACGATAGAGACGACGCCGAGGCGACAAAGGTAAAGGTCGAAAAGATGCAACTCGGCGCCGTCAAAGACGTCCGCAGCGTCGCCAGCCTGATGCAGACCCTGGAGCCAGTCCTCGAGGTTAGTACCACTCCCCGCGGCCAGTTCAACAACGGCCGCATCATGAAGATGGACGATTCGTTTACATCGGTTATTTTGACGAACAGCCCTGACGTGTTGCCTCGGACCCTACAGAAAATCGCACATTATCGATCGCAAGCTGCCACCCAGAGCACGAGCCTGGGCAACATCGAGGATCACCCCGAGTATCACCTCCTGACCCAGTCAAACAGCCTCTCCACCCAGATCGATGGTGAGGTGGTGCTGGTTCACAAGTTCATTCGCGATCACTACTCGACTCGATTCCCCGAGCTGGAACGACTAGTCACGACGCCCCTCGAGTATGCCAAGGTGGTGGCCATCCTGGGCAACGGTCCCATGGACTCGGAGAGTATCAAGGCCCTCCAGACTTCGACCGACAACCCCCTTGGGATAACCCTCAAGTCGGTTCTCGATGGACCATCACTCATGATTGTGACCGTGGAGGCCACCACATCAAAGGGCCACGAGATGACCCCCGAGGAGCTGCAGCGCGTCTTCAAGGCCTGCGAGATGGTTATTGCTCTTAACAAAGCCAAACAAACCTTGACAGAATACGTCCAGTCACGCATGAATATATTTGCGCCCAACCTAACGGCCCTTATCGGCTCCCTTACAGCAGCACAGCTTCTCAATGCCGCAGGTGGATTAACAGGTCTATCCAAGACCCCGGCATGCAATATCGCTTCATGGGGTTCCAAAAAGAAGCAGGCCGGTCTGGCTACGAACATTGGTATCCGTCAGCAGGGCTATCTTTTCAACTCGGAAATGATTCGCGGTATCCCCAACGACCTAAGGAAGCAGGCCATGAGGATCGTTTCGGCCAAGCTGGTGCTGGCCGCTCGAGTAGATCGCATCCACTCAAGTCCTGACGGGTCTACGGGAGAGGAACTCAAGTCGGCATGCCTCGAACGTCTAGAAAAGCTTACAGAACCACCGCCCAACAAGGGCCAGCGCGCACTTCCTGTACCGGATGACAAGCCAGCTCGCAAGCGAGGTGGACGACGCGCCCGCAAGGCAAAGGAGGCACTTGCCATGACAGATCTGCGCAAGGCCCAGAACCGCATGGCCTTTggcaaggaagagaaggaagttGGATATGGTACTGGTGAGACGACGGTCGGTATGGGCATGATCGGACAGGCCAACGATGGGCGCATCCGAGGCATCCAGGTCGACCAGCGCACACGTGCAAAGCTCAGcgccaagaacaagggcTGGGGAGGAAACAGTACCGTGGGAGGCGCGGCCTCGTCCATTGGCGGCTTTGGCCAGGCGTCCGGCATCGACCTGCGCGGTCGCGGTCTGCGCGCCTCGGGCGTAGGAAGCACAGTCGGCTCAGCGGCCGGCACAGCGTCATCGCTCGCCTTTACGCCCGTGCAAGGGCTGGAGCTCGTGGATCCCAAGATGCAGGCTGAGCTCAGCAAGAAAcgcaaggccgaggaggaccgGTGGTTCAAGGGCGGAACCTTTACCCAGGTCGGCGGGGCGCCGAGCGGTGGTGGTTTCAAGGTGCCGGACCTACCGGCCGCCAAGCGGGTCGACACGGGGGCCAGCAAGATGGGCCCTCCGCCGGCGCGCAAGTCATGA